A region of Myxococcus stipitatus DSM 14675 DNA encodes the following proteins:
- the fadJ gene encoding fatty acid oxidation complex subunit alpha FadJ, which produces MAIKLEELEAKQGFSLQVEDGVAVITFDLPDSAVNTLSPDVGTAFTRILEEVEREPSVKAVVFISGKKDSFVAGAKLDLLQSLKTAEEATAISLQGQASFDRMEAFPKPILAAIHGACLGGGLEWALACHYRIATDSPKTTLGLPEVQLGLLPGAGGTQRLPALIGAQTALDLILTGKSVKPSKARKLGIVDEVVPTPILRAVALQRARELAEGSLKPERTRGQGLTAGGPKGLAGFFQGLANKELWAEVALEDNPLGRKLLFDQARNQLLKKTRGKYPAPEKALQVIRVGLESGRKAGLEAEARAFGELVMSDVSKRLVEIFFATTALKKENGTADASVKPREVKKVGVLGGGLMGGGIAYVAGVLQGAQVRVKDKDDAGAGRALKQVQGILEERVKRRSLTWREAAAKQAHITAGTDYSGFKSADLVIEAVFEDLKLKHRILAEVEAVTRPDAIFASNTSSIPITELAKGSQRPAQVIGMHYFSPVNKMPLLEVITHAGTADWVTATCVDVGRRQGKTVIVVNDGPGFYTSRILAPYLNEAAYLLGEGADIAALDKALVEFGFPVGPMTLLDEVGIDVAHKVGPLMEAAFGKRMAAPKALDAVVAEGRLGRKSQKGFYLYENGKKREVDPSVYVLLPHGKERKRFDAAEMAERLVLQMVNEAIRCLGEGILRSARDGDVGAIFGLGFPPFLGGPFHYADSVGAAELLRKLEHYQDKLGERFTPAPLLEEHVKAGKTFYPR; this is translated from the coding sequence ATGGCCATCAAGCTTGAAGAGCTCGAGGCGAAGCAGGGCTTCTCCCTCCAGGTGGAGGACGGGGTCGCCGTCATCACCTTCGACCTGCCGGACTCGGCCGTCAACACGCTGTCGCCGGACGTGGGCACGGCCTTCACGCGCATCCTGGAGGAGGTGGAGCGCGAGCCCTCCGTGAAGGCCGTCGTCTTCATCTCCGGCAAGAAGGACAGCTTCGTGGCGGGGGCGAAGCTGGACCTCCTGCAGTCGCTCAAGACGGCGGAGGAGGCCACGGCCATCAGCCTGCAAGGCCAGGCGAGCTTCGACCGCATGGAGGCGTTCCCCAAGCCCATCCTCGCGGCCATCCATGGCGCGTGCCTGGGCGGTGGACTGGAGTGGGCGCTGGCCTGCCACTACCGCATCGCCACGGACAGCCCCAAGACGACGCTGGGCCTGCCGGAGGTGCAGCTGGGCCTGCTTCCGGGCGCGGGAGGAACGCAGCGGCTGCCCGCGCTCATCGGCGCGCAGACGGCGCTGGACCTCATCCTCACGGGCAAGAGCGTCAAGCCGTCCAAGGCGCGCAAGCTGGGCATCGTCGACGAGGTGGTGCCCACGCCCATCCTCCGCGCCGTGGCGCTCCAGCGCGCGAGGGAGCTGGCGGAGGGCTCGCTCAAGCCGGAGCGGACCCGAGGACAGGGGCTCACCGCGGGCGGGCCGAAGGGCCTGGCGGGCTTCTTCCAGGGGCTGGCGAACAAGGAGCTGTGGGCGGAGGTGGCGCTGGAGGACAACCCGCTGGGCCGCAAGCTCCTCTTCGACCAGGCGCGCAATCAGCTCCTGAAGAAGACGCGCGGCAAGTACCCCGCGCCGGAGAAGGCGCTCCAGGTGATTCGCGTGGGGCTGGAGTCCGGGCGCAAGGCGGGCCTGGAGGCCGAGGCGCGCGCGTTCGGCGAGCTGGTGATGTCGGACGTGTCCAAGCGCCTGGTGGAGATCTTCTTCGCGACGACGGCGCTGAAGAAGGAGAACGGCACGGCCGACGCGAGCGTGAAGCCGCGCGAGGTGAAGAAGGTGGGCGTGCTGGGCGGCGGGCTGATGGGCGGCGGCATCGCCTACGTGGCCGGCGTGCTCCAGGGCGCGCAGGTGCGGGTGAAGGACAAGGACGATGCGGGCGCGGGCCGCGCGCTCAAGCAGGTGCAGGGCATCCTGGAGGAGCGGGTGAAGCGCCGCTCGCTCACCTGGCGCGAGGCCGCCGCGAAGCAGGCGCACATCACCGCGGGCACGGACTACAGTGGCTTCAAGTCCGCGGACCTGGTCATCGAGGCGGTGTTCGAGGACCTGAAGCTCAAGCACCGCATCCTCGCGGAGGTGGAGGCCGTCACCCGGCCCGACGCCATCTTCGCGTCCAACACCTCCAGCATCCCGATTACGGAACTGGCCAAGGGCAGCCAGCGGCCCGCGCAGGTCATCGGCATGCATTACTTCAGCCCCGTCAACAAGATGCCGCTGTTGGAGGTCATCACCCATGCGGGCACCGCGGACTGGGTGACGGCCACGTGCGTGGACGTGGGGCGCAGGCAGGGCAAGACGGTCATCGTCGTGAACGACGGGCCGGGCTTCTACACCTCGCGCATCCTCGCGCCGTACCTGAACGAGGCCGCGTACCTGCTGGGCGAGGGCGCCGACATCGCCGCGCTGGACAAGGCGCTGGTGGAGTTCGGCTTCCCCGTGGGGCCCATGACGCTGCTCGACGAGGTGGGCATCGACGTGGCCCACAAGGTCGGGCCGCTCATGGAGGCGGCCTTCGGCAAGCGCATGGCGGCGCCCAAGGCGCTGGACGCCGTGGTGGCCGAGGGGCGTCTGGGCCGCAAGAGCCAGAAGGGCTTCTACCTCTACGAGAACGGCAAGAAGCGGGAGGTGGACCCGTCCGTCTACGTGCTGCTGCCGCACGGCAAGGAGCGCAAGCGCTTCGATGCGGCGGAGATGGCGGAGCGGCTGGTGCTCCAGATGGTGAACGAGGCCATCCGCTGCCTGGGAGAAGGCATCCTGCGCAGCGCGCGCGACGGTGACGTGGGCGCCATCTTCGGCCTGGGCTTCCCCCCGTTCCTGGGCGGCCCGTTCCACTACGCCGACAGCGTGGGCGCCGCCGAGCTGTTGCGGAAGCTGGAGCACTACCAGGACAAGCTGGGTGAGCGCTTCACGCCCGCTCCGCTGCTGGAGGAGCACGTGAAGGCGGGCAAGACGTTCTACCCCCGCTGA
- the fadI gene encoding acetyl-CoA C-acyltransferase FadI, with product MASEKRSGPRRVAIVRGLRTPFVKAGTVFSGLTALDLGRMVVQELVQRADLDPAVIDQVVFGQVIPTLTGPSIAREVVIAAGLPMRIEAATVTRACATSIQALTTAANSIAVGEVDVAIAGGTEAMSDPPVFTSRPLAHALAAASKGRTLTEKLKPFQRLKAQDLVPVPPAIAEYSTGLSMGESAEKMAKENGISREEQDRIALASHRNAAAAWKDGRFDDEVMHVSVPPKYEQTATRDNIVREDSSLEALGKLKPVFDRKYGTVTAGNASPLTDGAAALLLMSEERARALGYEPLGYLRSHAYAATDPGDQLLQGPVYAVPTALKRAGLKLADIDLVEMHEAFAAQVASNLQALASKSFAKKAGWSEPVGEVDRERLNVTGGSIAIGHPFGATGARIVTQALNELKRRNKNTVMCTVCAAGGLGAVVVLERA from the coding sequence ATGGCAAGCGAGAAGCGCAGCGGCCCCCGAAGGGTGGCCATCGTCCGCGGCCTGCGGACCCCGTTCGTGAAGGCGGGGACCGTCTTCTCCGGGCTCACCGCGTTGGACCTGGGACGCATGGTGGTCCAGGAGTTGGTGCAGCGCGCGGACCTGGACCCGGCGGTCATCGACCAGGTGGTCTTCGGCCAGGTGATTCCCACGCTGACGGGGCCGTCCATCGCGCGCGAGGTGGTCATCGCCGCGGGGCTGCCCATGCGCATCGAGGCCGCGACGGTGACGCGCGCCTGCGCCACGTCCATCCAGGCGCTGACGACGGCGGCCAACTCCATCGCGGTGGGCGAGGTGGACGTGGCCATCGCCGGTGGCACCGAGGCGATGTCGGACCCGCCGGTGTTCACCAGTCGTCCCCTGGCGCACGCGCTGGCGGCGGCCTCGAAGGGGCGCACGCTGACGGAGAAGCTCAAGCCCTTCCAGCGGCTCAAGGCCCAGGACCTGGTGCCGGTGCCGCCCGCCATCGCCGAGTACTCCACGGGCCTGTCGATGGGCGAGAGCGCGGAGAAGATGGCGAAGGAGAACGGCATCTCCCGCGAGGAGCAGGACCGCATCGCGCTGGCGTCGCACCGCAACGCGGCGGCGGCGTGGAAGGACGGCCGCTTCGATGACGAGGTGATGCACGTCTCCGTCCCGCCGAAGTACGAGCAGACGGCCACGCGCGACAACATCGTCCGTGAGGACTCCAGCCTGGAGGCGCTGGGCAAGCTCAAGCCGGTGTTCGACCGGAAGTACGGCACCGTCACGGCGGGCAACGCGTCGCCCCTCACCGACGGCGCCGCGGCGCTGCTGCTGATGAGCGAGGAGCGCGCGCGGGCCTTGGGGTACGAGCCCTTGGGCTACCTGCGCTCGCACGCGTACGCGGCCACGGACCCGGGGGACCAGTTGCTCCAAGGGCCGGTGTATGCGGTGCCCACGGCGCTCAAGCGCGCGGGGCTGAAGCTGGCGGACATCGACCTCGTCGAGATGCACGAGGCGTTCGCGGCGCAGGTGGCGAGCAACCTCCAGGCGCTCGCGTCCAAGTCCTTCGCGAAGAAGGCGGGCTGGAGCGAGCCGGTGGGCGAGGTGGACCGCGAGCGGCTGAACGTGACGGGCGGCTCCATCGCCATCGGCCATCCCTTCGGAGCGACGGGGGCGCGCATCGTCACGCAGGCCCTCAACGAGCTGAAGCGTCGGAACAAGAACACGGTGATGTGCACCGTCTGCGCCGCCGGCGGTCTGGGCGCCGTGGTGGTCCTGGAGCGTGCGTGA
- the hemE gene encoding uroporphyrinogen decarboxylase, whose translation MNDRLLRAARRQPTDTTPVWLMRQAGRYLPEYRAIRGNIAFLDLCKHPDLAAEVTVQPVTRLGVDAAIIFSDILIPVEAMGITLELGDKGPHFPEPVRTAADIDKLAIPDPVEGTGFVAEAIRRTRKALNDSVPVIGFAGAPFTLAAYMVEGGGSKSYILIKRLMFEQPALAHRLFSKLTDTLIPYLKMQVAAGASIVQIFDSWGGELSPWDYERFCIPYLTRMVSELKATGVPVIVFGVGMSTHLSLLKRTGADVVGLDWTLPMDEGRRVLGPDVAVQGNLDPLHLFLPREELDGRIKDIIQRAGPVGHIFNLGHGILPPTDPDAAKFAVEAVHRHGAALRQGTLTP comes from the coding sequence GTGAACGACCGACTCCTCCGCGCCGCACGCCGCCAGCCCACGGACACCACGCCGGTGTGGCTGATGCGCCAGGCTGGCCGCTACCTGCCCGAGTACCGGGCCATTCGCGGCAACATCGCGTTCCTGGACCTGTGCAAGCACCCGGACCTGGCGGCCGAGGTGACGGTGCAGCCAGTCACTCGGCTGGGCGTGGACGCGGCCATCATCTTCTCCGACATCCTCATCCCCGTGGAGGCGATGGGCATCACCTTGGAGCTGGGGGACAAGGGCCCGCACTTCCCGGAGCCGGTTCGCACGGCGGCGGACATCGACAAGCTGGCCATCCCGGACCCGGTGGAGGGCACGGGCTTCGTCGCGGAGGCCATCCGCCGCACGCGCAAGGCGCTCAATGACTCGGTGCCCGTCATCGGCTTCGCGGGCGCGCCCTTCACGCTGGCCGCGTACATGGTGGAGGGCGGCGGCTCCAAGAGCTACATCCTCATCAAGCGCCTGATGTTCGAGCAGCCCGCGCTGGCGCACCGCCTCTTCTCCAAGCTCACCGACACGCTCATCCCGTACCTCAAGATGCAGGTGGCCGCGGGCGCGAGCATCGTCCAGATCTTCGACTCGTGGGGCGGCGAGCTGTCGCCGTGGGACTACGAGCGCTTCTGCATCCCCTACCTCACGCGCATGGTGTCGGAGCTGAAGGCCACGGGCGTGCCCGTCATCGTCTTCGGCGTGGGCATGTCCACGCACCTGTCCTTGCTCAAGCGCACCGGCGCGGACGTGGTGGGGCTGGATTGGACCCTGCCCATGGACGAGGGCCGGCGCGTGCTGGGCCCGGACGTGGCGGTGCAGGGCAATCTGGACCCGCTGCACCTGTTCCTCCCGCGCGAGGAGCTGGATGGGCGCATCAAGGACATCATCCAGCGCGCGGGCCCGGTGGGGCACATCTTCAACCTGGGCCACGGCATCCTCCCGCCCACGGACCCCGACGCCGCGAAGTTCGCCGTGGAGGCGGTGCACCGTCACGGCGCCGCGCTTCGTCAGGGAACGCTGACACCGTAG
- a CDS encoding alpha-amylase family glycosyl hydrolase, which yields MVLRQRWALAGFLVLMVAGCLKRQGPPVLAPEGTVVAVAYIRDDARRGAVSQVPEGVRQRVVEALGKRNLQVRELPYAEYAAEFAKVTDTQRRFAMLKAQAPEAPLLLLVETRVSFFGQVGGRFSWDVYVKTTANRATSTLEPTSEMNDYGAALQFDQQREDDAQLEVAKQISGQAAALFDSFLASPMLVPATDGGPGLAPGLDAPAGEGIEPGKSTPTEPPPPSTPAPKPYLGQWSPPPGDAIYFVMVDRFANGNPGNDGAVDAKDPQAFHGGDLQGVIDRLDGLKALGVRTVWLSPVFQMRTEKFYGYGAFHGYWVEDLGRVEPRFGDEALLARLSEELRRRDMRLVLDVVLNHVGPQTRLTREKPEWFHGLGPIANWEDSRQLVMHDVHGLPDLAVEKEEVYAHLLAQSLRWVDAVKPAGFRLDAVKHLPLDFWARYNDDVRAHAGKDFLLLGELLDGDPVLLSRVMKEGRFGAMFDFPLTFALVDVFCRGRSPSHLGATLFNDRLHPSPDALVTMLDNHDLPRVMSECGGDVEKVRQALAVQLTARGVPALTYGIEEGLSGAKEPENRGDMRFTPSHPLRTWIGRLLELRRGSGALQRGETWVLAAREDLFAYARVTPDEAVVIGINSGDSPQDVDLPEALAGSRAFELMTGAVVPPARIPSRLVFPAHHVTLTQLEAEVAGGYAALVKQARTRWRGEGERRTVVLETDDASLRVVGGGPELGGWKPERSLRPREGAITLSLPVGGVFEYKLVRDTGPGTFSWEGGANRLLHVPEGTEPLRQKVAWEQRPLAVSTIFQPPLSGAMTESPK from the coding sequence ATGGTTCTGAGACAGCGATGGGCCCTCGCGGGGTTCCTGGTGCTGATGGTGGCGGGGTGCCTCAAGCGGCAGGGGCCTCCGGTGCTCGCGCCCGAGGGGACGGTGGTGGCGGTGGCCTACATCCGCGACGACGCGCGGCGAGGCGCCGTGTCCCAGGTCCCCGAGGGTGTCCGGCAGCGCGTGGTGGAGGCCCTGGGCAAGCGCAACCTCCAGGTCCGTGAGCTGCCCTATGCGGAGTACGCGGCCGAGTTCGCGAAGGTGACGGACACGCAGCGCCGCTTCGCGATGCTCAAGGCCCAGGCGCCGGAGGCTCCGCTGCTCCTGCTGGTGGAGACGCGGGTGTCGTTCTTCGGCCAGGTGGGCGGGCGCTTCTCCTGGGACGTGTATGTGAAGACGACGGCGAATCGCGCCACGTCCACGCTGGAGCCCACCAGCGAGATGAATGACTACGGCGCCGCGCTCCAGTTCGACCAGCAGCGCGAGGACGACGCGCAGCTCGAGGTGGCCAAGCAGATTTCGGGACAGGCCGCGGCGCTGTTCGACTCGTTCCTCGCGTCGCCCATGCTGGTGCCGGCGACCGATGGGGGACCCGGGTTGGCGCCCGGTCTGGATGCTCCCGCGGGCGAGGGCATCGAGCCGGGCAAGAGCACTCCCACGGAGCCGCCGCCTCCCTCCACTCCCGCGCCCAAGCCCTATCTGGGGCAGTGGAGTCCTCCTCCGGGCGACGCCATCTACTTCGTGATGGTGGACCGCTTCGCCAACGGCAATCCGGGCAACGACGGCGCGGTGGATGCGAAGGACCCGCAGGCCTTTCATGGTGGAGACCTGCAAGGGGTCATCGACCGGCTGGATGGCTTGAAGGCCCTGGGTGTCCGCACGGTGTGGCTCTCGCCCGTGTTCCAGATGCGCACCGAGAAGTTCTACGGCTACGGCGCCTTCCACGGGTACTGGGTGGAGGACCTGGGCCGCGTGGAGCCTCGGTTCGGGGATGAGGCGCTGCTGGCCCGATTATCGGAGGAGCTCCGGCGCCGGGACATGCGGCTCGTGCTGGACGTCGTGCTCAATCACGTCGGGCCACAGACGCGGCTCACGCGCGAGAAGCCCGAGTGGTTCCATGGCCTGGGGCCCATCGCGAACTGGGAGGACTCGCGCCAGTTGGTGATGCACGACGTGCACGGCCTGCCGGACCTCGCGGTGGAGAAGGAGGAGGTCTACGCGCACCTGCTCGCGCAGTCGCTCAGGTGGGTGGACGCGGTGAAGCCCGCGGGCTTCCGGCTGGATGCCGTCAAGCACCTGCCCTTGGACTTCTGGGCTCGCTACAACGACGACGTGCGAGCGCATGCGGGGAAGGACTTCCTGCTCCTCGGAGAGCTGCTGGATGGAGACCCGGTGCTGCTCTCGCGGGTGATGAAGGAGGGGCGCTTCGGCGCGATGTTCGACTTCCCGCTGACGTTCGCGCTGGTGGACGTCTTCTGCCGGGGCCGCTCGCCGTCGCACCTGGGGGCCACGCTCTTCAACGACAGGCTGCACCCCTCGCCCGACGCGCTGGTGACGATGCTGGACAACCACGACCTGCCGCGCGTCATGAGCGAGTGTGGTGGAGACGTGGAGAAGGTGCGTCAGGCGCTCGCCGTGCAGCTCACCGCGCGCGGCGTCCCGGCGCTCACGTATGGAATCGAAGAGGGGCTCAGCGGCGCGAAGGAGCCGGAGAACCGGGGCGACATGCGCTTCACGCCGAGCCATCCGCTGCGCACGTGGATTGGTCGGCTGCTGGAGCTGCGGCGGGGCAGCGGGGCCCTCCAGCGTGGCGAGACCTGGGTGCTCGCCGCGCGGGAGGACCTCTTCGCCTACGCGCGGGTGACGCCGGACGAAGCGGTGGTGATTGGCATCAACTCGGGGGACTCGCCCCAGGACGTGGACCTGCCGGAGGCGCTGGCCGGCTCTCGCGCCTTCGAGCTGATGACGGGCGCGGTCGTCCCCCCGGCGCGGATTCCGAGCCGCCTGGTGTTTCCCGCCCATCACGTCACGTTGACGCAGCTGGAAGCGGAAGTGGCGGGGGGCTACGCGGCGCTCGTGAAGCAGGCGCGCACGCGGTGGCGAGGGGAGGGTGAGCGACGCACCGTGGTCCTGGAGACGGACGATGCGTCCCTGCGCGTGGTGGGGGGAGGGCCGGAGCTGGGAGGGTGGAAGCCCGAGCGCTCGCTTCGCCCACGAGAGGGCGCCATCACGCTCTCGCTGCCCGTGGGGGGCGTCTTCGAGTACAAGCTCGTCCGGGACACGGGCCCAGGGACGTTCTCCTGGGAGGGCGGCGCCAACCGCCTCCTCCATGTCCCCGAGGGCACCGAGCCCCTGCGCCAGAAGGTGGCGTGGGAGCAGCGCCCCTTGGCCGTCAGCACCATCTTTCAGCCGCCCCTCTCCGGGGCCATGACCGAGAGCCCGAAGTGA